In the genome of Hippoglossus hippoglossus isolate fHipHip1 chromosome 4, fHipHip1.pri, whole genome shotgun sequence, one region contains:
- the nek1 gene encoding serine/threonine-protein kinase Nek1 isoform X9: MDKYEKLKKIGEGSFGKALLVKSKEDGHQYVIKEIGISGMPNRERQESRKEVAVLAKMSHPNIVQYKDSFEEAGCLFIVMDYCEGGDLFKKINSQKGVLFSEDQIMDWFVQICLALKHVHDRKILHRDIKSQNIFLTKDGTVQLGDFGIARVLNSTVELARTCIGTPYYLSPEICENKPYNNKSDIWALGCVLYEMCTLKHAFEAGNMKNLVLKIIRGSYPPVSLHYSQELRSLLAQLFKRNPRERPSVSTVLDKPYLSCRIERFLTPQLIAQEFRHTFLLKQPKVGVLQGAPAKRSAAGSIPLAPAQKITKPATKYGVPLTAKKLSDAAKKPAERKPAVKHKPEGIRKKKMELIEKERKQREQMFLFKAEQMKRYEKEKCFVGGRNRAAGVGAPVPGSVLSKSPYEHYHAALDQMSKPQPKDIGREASSATPGSPIRSVPAAAGPVLPSSPAHLLNHDAIKRELQRLQFASVQARFSRQRGQVAPGRANQVEEFLQRKREAMLNKVRAEGQLEYLKKLRQIRLLNFNERQQIKARLRGEKYDSDGSDSQESSEEAELRRKKIEDLKAQANARAAVLKEQLEKKRKEAYEREKRAWQDHLVVRGMKVGMAAGNVAAVAAAAVAVSTTSDSPLPQPNLSQPEAVPSTPALPPSKTSTPVISMTAALKNVGAITPLKAILPVLETATVIQSEKKQILHRLNQNLKVQSPGEEGMEAVPPPAEPSAAPQQNLSDTKSRPGSNGDRKKWDAAELPILPVAQQTLEQTCATMINTPVSPDERPSSGGDRKKWEAGLPLVLSVAQQTLEKTCISTIEQTAGEVIKMDVLQEEIQRKMWRASPDSQVLRILQEAELQPLTQQLENVYICEKDLLCLDKSNQAAVPEVERTPKEVLTSEPTPSAVLLSPAFEKESSAPTESSHQETSVAGTIETVPLPPNLTEAHDLADVESVVLEDTPKQALHPPAGVQQAWEQDGQQPMPSEGSKRPTGTKEGERSVEKPTESSSLPQCEEPLFMKLCSPAHRRTAALSVLSAQSSMDESSSSLASRSRSVSPLRTKHHNSLLIGLSTGMFDANNPKMLRTCSLPDLSRLFSAQQDSAGAGNANVAPDNNLEIEDLDEAAKDDDQSETEDAYEDEDLQDIRASMERLLQEDEDLMRGPPEVGAGDFNGNPSESQDKEFFNRIAAEMDQDNNQMAVDNDDEEDDDDEEEEEGEEEEEDDEDEDEECSNGSPGDVEAGELLTNGVGDENHSNNSQLNEEWQSDGSGEEQGGDAELHDSIFSRLEELRFNLEQQMGFEKFIEAYNKIKAIHEDEDENIDLGSSLVLSILGTEHQHLYPNILHLVMADGAYQEDNDE; encoded by the exons ATGGACAAGTACGAAAAGCTGAAGAAAATCGGGGAAGGCTCATTTGGAAAAGCCCTCCTTGTCAAATCAAAAGAGGATGGACACCAGTATGTCATCAAGGAGATTGGCATATCTGGA ATGCcaaacagagagaggcaggaatCTCGAAAAGAAGTCGCTGTTCTTGCCAAAATGAGTCACCCCAACATTGTCCAGTATAAGGATTCTTTTGAAG AAGCGGGCTGTCTGTTTATTGTGATGGACTACTGTGAGGGCGGAGACCTCTTCAAGAAGATCAACTCTCAGAAAGGAGTACTGTTCTCAGAAGATCAA ATCATGGACTGGTTTGTGCAGATTTGCCTGGCACTGAAGCATGTTCATGATCGTAAAATACTGCACAGGGACATCAAATCACAG aatatttttttaacaaaggaTGGGACTGTACAACTTGGGGACTTTGGAATAGCAAGGGTTCTAAATAG CACTGTAGAGCTGGCAAGGACTTGTATAGGAACACCATATTACCTATCACCAGAGATTTGCGAAAATAAACCATACAACAACAAAAG TGATATTTGGGCCCTAGGGTGTGTCCTGTATGAAATGTGCACTCTTAAGCATGCA TTTGAGGCTGGCAACATGAAGAACCTAGTCCTGAAGATCATTCGCGGCTCATAtcctcctgtgtctcttcaCTACTCCCAAGAACTCCGCTCTCTCTTGGCACAGCTGTTTAAGCGCAACCCCAGAGAAAGGCCGTCAGTCAGCACTGTCCTCGACAAACCTTACTTGTCCTGTAGGATAGAGAGATTCCTCACACCACAG CTCATTGCTCAGGAATTCCGCCACACTTTCCTTCTCAAGCAGCCTAAAGTGGGCGTGTTGCAGGGAGCACCGG CCAAGCGTTCTGCTGCTGGGTCCATACCACTCGCCCCAGCCCAGAAGATCACAAAACCAGCCACCAAATACGGAGTGCCTTTAACTGCGAAGAAGTTGTCAGATGCAGCCAAAAAGCCAGCGGAGAGGAAACCAGCTGTTAAACATAAACCG GAAGggatcagaaagaaaaagatggagCTGAttgagaaagaaaggaaacagagagagcag ATGTTCCTGTTTAAAGCAGAACAAATGAAGAGATATGAAAAGGAAAAG TGTTTTGTAGGTGGTCGAAACAGGGCTGCAGGTGTTGGCGCCCCTGTCCCAGGCTCTGTGCTGAGCAAAAGCCCTTATGAACACTACCACGCTGCTCTGGATCAAATGTCTAAACCTCAGCCTAAAGACATTGGTAGGGAGGCATCCTCGGCAACGCCAGGCAGTCCCATTCG AAGTGtacctgctgcagctggaccAGTGCTGCCCAGCAGCCCTGCCCATCTCTTAAACCACGATGCAATCAAGAGAGAACTTCAGAGACTGCAGTTTGCTTCTGTACAAGCTCGTTTCAGCAG GCAGCGTGGTCAGGTGGCTCCTGGCCGTGCTAATCAGGTCGAGGAGTTTTTACAGCGTAAGAGAGAAGCTATGCTCAACAAGGTCCGTGCTGAAGGACAACTG GAGTACTTGAAGAAACTGAGGCAGATCCGCTTGCTGAATTTCAATGAGCGTCAGCAGATCAAAGCTCGACTCAGAGGAGAGAAG taTGACAGTGATGGTTCAGACAGCCAGGAATCCAGTGAGGAGGCAGAGCTCAGGAGAAAGAAGATAGAGGATTTAAAG GCCCAAGCAAATGCCCGTGCTGCTGTTCTGAAGGAGCAactggagaagaagaggaaggaggcatatgagagagaaaagagagctTGGCAGGACCAT CTTGTAGTTCGGGGGATGAAGGTTGGCATGGCAGCAGGGAATGTAGCAGCggtggcggcagcagcagtagcagtcTCAACTACCTCCGACAGTCCTCTTCCACAGCCCAATCTGTCTCAACCAGAAGCAGTTCCCAGCACACCGGCCCTGCCTCCATCCAAAACTTCCACCCCAGTCATATCCATGACTGCTGCCCTGAAGAATGTTGGAGCA attACTCCACTAAAGGCAATCTTGCCTGTGCTGGAGACTGCAACAGTCATCCAG AGTGAGAAAAAGCAGATACTGCACCGACTTAACCAGAACCTAAAAGTCCAAAGTCCAGGGGAGGAGGGAATGGAGGCGGTTCCACCCCCTGCAGAACCAAGTGCTGCTCCCCAGCAGAACCTGTCTGACACAAAGAGTCGTCCCGGTTCCAACGGAGACCGAAAGAAGTGGGATGCAGCTGAACTGCCTATACTGCCTGTGGCTCAGCAAACCTTAGAGCAAACCTGTGCCACAATGATTA ACACCCCAGTGTCTCCAGACGAAAGGCCGTCCTCTGGTGGAGACAGGAAGAAGTGGGAGGCAGGACTTCCACTTGTCCTCTCTGTAGCCCAACAAACTCTAGAGAAGACCTGCATCTCAACCATTG aGCAAACAGCGGGTGAAgttataaagatggatgtgcTTCAGGAGGAAATTCAGAGGAAGATGTGGAGAGCGAGTCCAGACTCTCAGGTGCTTCGAATCCTTCAGGAGGCCGAGCTTCAGCCTCTCACCCAGCAGCTGGAGAATGTCTACATCTGTGAGAAAGACCTTCTCTGCCTCG ATAAATCTAACCAGGCTGCAGTACCTGAGGTGGAGAGGACACCTAAAGAAGTGTTGACCTCTGAGCCAACACCATCTGCTGTGCTTCTGAGCCCTGCATTTGAAAAGGAGAGTTCTGCTCCAACAGAGTCCTCACATCAGGAAACATCTGTGGCCGGTACAATTGAAACAGTGCCACTGCCACCCAACCTCACTGAGGCTCATG ATCTAGCAGACGTGGAGTCAGTTGTTCTCGAGGACACACCGAAACAGGCCTTGCATCCTCCAGCGGGTGTGCAGCAGGCATGGGAACAGGACGGCCAGCAGCCAAT GCCATCAGAGGGCAGTAAAAGACCAACAGGCACCAAGGAGGGTGAGAGGAGTGTGGAGAAACCCACAGAATCTTCAA gTTTACCACAGTGCGAGGAGCCTCTGTTTATGAAGTTGTGCTCCCCAGCCCACCGACGCACTGCTGCCCTCTCAGTGCTCTCAGCCCAGTCCTCTATGGATGAATCATCGTCCTCTCTGGCCTCTCGCTCACGCTCCGTCTCACCTCTGCGCACCAAACACCACAACTCCCTCCTCATTGGACTCTCTACGGGCATGTTTGATGCCAACAATCCCAAG ATGCTGCGGACCTGCTCTCTACCAGATCTCAGTCGTCTCTTCAGTGCTCAGCAGGACTCTGCAGGGGCTGGTAATGCTAATGTTGCCCCAGACAACAACCTGGAAATCGAGGACCTGGATGAGGCGGCTAAAGATGATGACCAGTCAGAGACTGAAGA TGCATATGAGGATGAAGACCTGCAGGACATCAGGGCCTCAATGGAGAGACTGCTGCAAGAAGACGAAGACTTAATGAGGGGCCCTCCAGAGGTCGGAGCAGGAGACTTTAATGGAAACCCTTCAGAGAGCCAAGACAAGGAGTTTTTTAACAGGATAGCAGCTGAGATGGATCAGGACAACAATCAGATGGCTGTAGATAATGACGACGAagaagatgatgacgatgaagaggaagaagaaggcgaagaggaggaggaggatgatgaggacgaGGATGAAGAATGCTCCAATGGCAGTCCGGGTGATGTGGAGGCAGGGGAGTTGCTCACCAATGGCGTGGGAGATGAGAACCACAGTAATAACAGCCAGCTCAATGAGGAGTGGCAATCAG ATGGCAGTGGAGAGGAGCAGGGCGGAGACGCTGAGCTTCATGACAGCATCTTCAGCCGACTGGAGGAGCTTCGCTTCAACCTGGAGCAGCAGATGGGCTTTGAGAAGTTCATCGAGGCCTATAATAAGATTAAG GCTATACATGAAGATGAAGACGAGAACATTGACCTGGGCTCCAGTTTGGTCTTAAGCATTTTGGGAACTGAGCACCAGCACCTTTATCCCAACATCCTGCATCTAGTGATGGCAGATGGCGCATACCAAGAAG ATAATGATGAGTAA